The genomic interval ATACTTGGAGAATACACGAAATCGAAATCCAGGACCAGAGGAGTATCTCATCAGTGACATTCAGACCGAATCTCGAAAGTTGTCGCTAGAAGGTGTGTAAGGatgagtttgtgtttctgcATGTAAGGTGATGTATGGGATTTTTCTGGATTAGGGATTGGTCTGATTGTTTATGGAAAGAGACTAAATATGATTACCAATGAACTCGAAGCTGAAACTGAAGAGTTCATAGAATCCTTGCTGTGTGTTTTTAAGGTGTTCACCGAACTGCGAATGACTTATTTGTTTCACAAACTGCTCAAGAGTCGAGCCTGGCAGATGAACAAGGATGGCTGGAGGAAAAACTTTGAGTACAATGCGAAGCTCGTTGCTGAGCTGCAGGAAAGACTGGCGAGAAAAATAGAAGGGACGGGCGATGATCCAGAAGGAAAGTactatgtgacgtcattgctCGAACGACTGCTTATGGATTCGAATCAGTCGGTGTCTGAAATTGTGCTAACAGGAATGGACATGTTCAGTGCTGGAATGGAAACAGTCAGTCAACTTTGATGTAATTATGTGGCTCTATCTGATGTCACTGTGTCTATAGGTTAGCTCGTCGCTGACTTGGATTTTACACCATTTGTCAAAGAATCCAGACATTCAAGATCGTATTTATGAAGAAAGCGTTAGTGTGTTGGGGAACGATCGATTGTGTGCTACACCCGCAGAGTTGCAAAAACTGACTTTGACCAAGAATGTTATCAAGGAATCTCTCAGGTACGATTACATAAAAATATCAAATTAGTTTTTAATGCAATTTTAGTTTGGGTGTTCAGTAGTGTTGCTGTTCAATGGGAGAATGGGTGGACCATGGCCTGGTCTAGTATTAGTAGTTGtgattttttaaaaatgtaaagttcataaatataatatatttaactCTGGTGGGTGGCTCTCTTTAAAATGCAGTTATTGTATATTACTATTGCCTCTTTTTATTATTGCTATGTCACTCACAGGAATGCCTGgtgcaaaaaatgaaaaatacaaaaaagtgaaaaaaagaaaaatactAGACCCAAGAGAAAAGCTGTGATACACCTCCCTCCCGACTAACATATGATGGGCTTTTCATCCATTCCATAGCTATAACTGCACGGTCGCTACCATCCTCAGAAATAGAGCTACTAACAAAGTCTTTAATTGATCGATTTATAATCAGCTAACATCACAGAGCGATTCTATTTCCCTGATGGAGCTGAAATGATGAATTCGTAGAGCATCCAAGAACCGATGAAACATTATGAATGACCTCATTTGAAGACTTCAACAATGATGACATAAAGTGAAGTTTTTGTTTTCTCACCACGTCAATCAAGGGTAGCAACCTTTGTTGCAAACAACATATATACATAACACCAGCATGACTTTCCTTCCAACACCACAAATGCTTCTTACTGCATTGTTCCACCCTACTTATTCTATTTAAATCAGACTTATTTATGTTGCACGCATATAAATGGTGCAAACTGACAGAAAAAAGAAAACCAGAAGAAAACAGGTACCTCAGGCATCAATTATTGAAATCACAGTTTTGACTTTCTGTGCATTAGAGTATGCCAAAAATTGTAATCACAATTTCTGTTGAGCTATCAGATGGCGTCATGCTGTTCGGTTTTTGGTAAAATGGAAAGTGGATGAAGTAGGCCAGAGTTGATTTTTCAATATTTGTGGAATAGCAAAATTTGGGGAATAGGAAATATGGACAATTATGAGCTCTAGTGTGCGAGCCAGTGGCAAACTTGTAAGTACATACATGCACTATTAATTGTATAGGCAATCtgatacagtcagacctcattattctGACACCCGATAATTTGATACCCTCACTTTCTAAAAAGGTACACGTGAAACCAGTTTCATGGTATACTCTATTTGTATGGATAATCCAACAGTCTCATAGTCCAACAGAAACCAGCGGGACAAACGAGGTCTTGAGTGTGTATGGTAGAGATAACAGGTATGTATGATTGTTAGAGATTACAAACATTATTAAGGTGCAGAATAATGATTTTTCTCAAGAATGATCTTGATAAGCCTTTCAGTCATTGACTTGACCGGATGCCCAAATTTGATCTCCTTGTATAGGCATAGTCCTGTGGCGCACATTTAGCTCtatgtgatgtggtgtgtgtgtgtgtgtgtgtgtgtgtgtgtgtgtgtgtgtgagagagagagagagagagagagagagagagagagtgtgtgtgtgtgtgtgtgtgtgtgtgtgtgtgtgtgtgtgtgtgtgtgtgtgtgtgtgtgatttaaaatttttaatacaAAGTACGTGTCAACTCTGACTCTATAATAGACTACACATAATAGATATATCAAATGTGAGTGTTGAATATAAAAATCTATCAAATACAATGATATGACAACGATGTATATGAGTGGTTCTGTACATTCCTATGTGTTCTTCTTTTACATTCCCGTCCGGCCCTGAGGTGGAACTACACCATCATGTTAGTGTGAATCAAACATATAATATCATATCAATTGTACAGTCAATTTCTTTACATCAAAATTGTTTATGTCTAACCGACTTGCTAATAAAATCATTACCCACCACCAGCTACCATTACTGTAGTCTGTTTGAAATAGTGTCGACACTGTGATCAGACAGTGTCTTGACaatttgcattaattattattaatatttttgacACATTTTTTGTGTCTTGTGTGATAtacttgtttatttatttaattaattaatctgtatgtctatttgtagGCTTGCATCTATATTTCCAACCAATTTTCGAATCTTGGAGACAGACGTCGATCTCATGGGTTACAGAGTTCCCGCTGGGGTAAGCTTACTCACTGGTAAACTCTATTGTatgacattaatattaactacatAAACTCTGTCTGTGCTTATAGACTCCGATTGGATTTTGTCATCATTTCATAAATCGATCCACAGAATACTTTGACGAGCCATGGAAGTTTAATCCCGATCGTTGGCTGAGAGAGGGAAACAACATTCATCCATTTGCTTCTTTACCATTCGGATTCGGTGCCCGTATGTGTCCCGGTAAGCTAgttttgatcacgtgactttgaaTTATTTCTAATTATTACGGATTTAGGTCGGAGAGTGGCAGAGTTGCAAATGCTTGTTGCTGTGAACGCGATTTGTCGTCGATTTCGGCTGGAAAGTGCCAACACGACGGACGTGAAGCAAAGGCTACATGCCATGCTCATACCAGACAGACCTGTCGATATTCGGTTCTTGGACAGGCGCTAAACGCACACTAGTATGTGATAATCTAGAGGATAACGTTAACCGCAGTCTCTTTACCACCAGCCAACTTGCGGCTAGTTGCTGTTAAATAGTTGATTGATTTCTATTTATGGCTGTAAATACACGGAAAAAGTATCGATATCCGGGTTATGGTGTTACGACATCCCGTATAACCCGGAGCTTACTCATCGCTCTCTTGTCAACATCGCGAGACAGTGTGCAGGACGTACGTAGGACCATGTCGTTTGATGAGGCTCGCAAGATGTTCGAAGCAGGTAAGTGTGCATTCTACCCTCCAGATGCGTCAGCCGGATACCAAACAGACTCGGTGACACACCGCCTACGACGTTATTCTAGGAACTATAATTGCCCTTTTGTTGCCTCCGCTTTTTTAAACAATGAAACAGACTCGAGCAGTCGACAGAATCCACTGTAGAGGATCTCATTGTAGGGATAGAATGGAGGGGGCGTGGTCCCAGCTATCTGGTCTGGCACTTCATCTGTGTTCGCGTCTTCCAACACTGATGCCGTTTTTTGAGGGTGGCTTTCGCGTGTGGTCGACACCTATTGTCTGTTGACAGTAGGTGCGCGTGAGTGCGACCGTCTGTAACACGTTCGCTCTAGTTTTAACATCAACACGTAGCCTGCTCGTTCCTCGTCGCCTTTGATGAAAGCTAGAAGTGAGATTATCCGCTTTTTGTTATTTCAAGGGTCCGAGCAGCAAGCGAAATCTGATACACAAAGGTTGAGCACGTCAGTCAATTTTgttatattgatatcaacccgGGTATAAAAAAATTTGATTATATTTTTGGCAGGTCCGAGTCACAAAGTCCGCGCTCTGTACTCAAGCAGCACATTAAGCAACACCAGGCTATGGCTGGAAATGGAAAGCCAAAGATTATAAAAGTGAAACCCGAGGGTCTTATGATGGCGTCTGGGAACAACACTTTTGGGTTAGCAAAACGAACACCACCAGAGAAAAAGATC from Corticium candelabrum chromosome 22, ooCorCand1.1, whole genome shotgun sequence carries:
- the LOC134197099 gene encoding 25-hydroxyvitamin D-1 alpha hydroxylase, mitochondrial-like; the encoded protein is MSGFRILTVVSRPLHSLSKSSFLFLTPSLSLRKSDCLHSLATATFTEDGNRPFEDIPAPRALPVVGSVWDYVFGKGDHFTMTHELQLDRCRKYGKIYRERFGSTDFVFVADPDSIETVMRAETASPRKPAIKAWIEARTELGYQGGILSDDIKEWRRFRKPLNKLMLRPKQLQCNFTQGVNEVAQDFVRYLENTRNRNPGPEEYLISDIQTESRKLSLEGIGLIVYGKRLNMITNELEAETEEFIESLLCVFKVFTELRMTYLFHKLLKSRAWQMNKDGWRKNFEYNAKLVAELQERLARKIEGTGDDPEGKYYVTSLLERLLMDSNQSVSEIVLTGMDMFSAGMETVSSSLTWILHHLSKNPDIQDRIYEESVSVLGNDRLCATPAELQKLTLTKNVIKESLRLASIFPTNFRILETDVDLMGYRVPAGTPIGFCHHFINRSTEYFDEPWKFNPDRWLREGNNIHPFASLPFGFGARMCPGRRVAELQMLVAVNAICRRFRLESANTTDVKQRLHAMLIPDRPVDIRFLDRR